A portion of the Collinsella aerofaciens genome contains these proteins:
- the nadC gene encoding carboxylating nicotinate-nucleotide diphosphorylase, translated as MNPITMKLVVDDLILQALREDITFEDVSTASVCPTARPATVELIAKADGIIAGLDVFARTFELLDSQSSVLFDVADGDEVHAGDHVGQVRGDARVLLSGERVALNYLQRMSGIATYTHRMAAVLEGTKTVLVDTRKTTPGMRVFEKAAVEIGGGSNHRYNLSTAVMLKDNHIDAAGGVMRAIEMARAHASFTTTVEIECENLDMVREAVEAGADIIMFDNMTHDDMAAAIELIAGRAKTECSGNVDANNIRALADLGVDFISSGALTHSAPILDLSLKHLRLLDGK; from the coding sequence ATGAATCCCATTACCATGAAGCTCGTCGTCGATGATCTGATTCTGCAGGCTCTGCGCGAGGACATTACCTTTGAGGACGTGAGCACGGCGAGCGTGTGCCCCACGGCGCGTCCCGCCACGGTGGAGCTTATCGCCAAGGCCGATGGCATCATCGCGGGACTTGATGTGTTCGCTCGCACCTTCGAGCTGCTGGATTCGCAGAGCTCGGTGCTGTTTGATGTTGCCGACGGTGACGAGGTTCACGCCGGCGACCACGTGGGCCAGGTGCGCGGCGATGCGCGCGTGCTGCTTTCGGGCGAGCGCGTGGCGCTCAACTACCTGCAGCGCATGAGCGGTATCGCTACCTATACGCACAGAATGGCCGCGGTGCTCGAGGGCACCAAGACCGTGCTCGTCGATACGCGCAAGACCACGCCGGGCATGCGCGTTTTCGAGAAGGCCGCGGTCGAGATCGGCGGCGGCAGCAACCACCGTTACAACCTGTCGACGGCCGTCATGCTCAAGGACAACCACATCGACGCCGCCGGTGGTGTGATGCGTGCGATCGAAATGGCGCGCGCCCACGCGTCGTTTACCACGACGGTCGAGATCGAGTGTGAGAACCTGGACATGGTACGCGAGGCCGTGGAGGCCGGTGCCGACATTATCATGTTCGACAACATGACCCACGACGACATGGCTGCCGCGATTGAGCTTATCGCCGGCCGCGCCAAGACCGAGTGCTCGGGCAACGTGGACGCTAACAATATCCGCGCGCTCGCCGACCTAGGCGTTGACTTTATTAGCTCGGGGGCGTTGACGCACTCTGCGCCGATTCTCGACCTCTCGCTCAAGCACCTGCGTCTGTTGGACGGTAAATAA
- the nadA gene encoding quinolinate synthase NadA, producing the protein MAQSANMDASELARDIAAGLASATTATERAALVPAELVEAIQQLKTQRDAVILAHYYVAPEVQAVADYVGDSFYLAKLAKSLPQQTIVLCGVEFMGESAKLLNPTKTVLLPEPGADCPMAHMVKRETVDAARAEYGDDLAVVCYVNSTVEIKSWSDVCVTSSNAVKIVSELPQQHVLFIPDQNLGRFVAEQVPQKHVILNNGYCPRHHIITVEQIVDATEAHPDALVLAHPECKADVLAEADYIGSTAGIIKYAEESDASEFIIVTVRGVLYELERRCQGTGKKFYFPAVQPTCVNMDLITLEKLVRCLETGEGEVQIGMSDEATDQAKLTLDRMLEYAAR; encoded by the coding sequence ATGGCACAGAGCGCGAACATGGATGCGTCGGAGCTTGCACGCGACATTGCGGCCGGCCTGGCATCGGCAACGACGGCAACGGAGCGCGCGGCATTGGTGCCCGCAGAGCTCGTCGAGGCCATTCAGCAACTTAAAACCCAACGTGACGCGGTGATCCTGGCACACTATTACGTGGCGCCCGAGGTCCAGGCTGTGGCCGATTACGTCGGTGACAGCTTCTATCTGGCAAAGCTTGCCAAGAGCCTGCCGCAGCAGACCATCGTGCTGTGCGGCGTGGAGTTTATGGGCGAGAGCGCCAAGCTGCTCAATCCCACTAAGACCGTGCTGCTGCCCGAGCCGGGCGCGGACTGCCCCATGGCACACATGGTTAAGCGCGAGACGGTCGACGCGGCGCGCGCCGAGTACGGCGACGACCTGGCTGTCGTCTGCTACGTCAACTCCACGGTCGAGATCAAGAGCTGGAGCGACGTGTGCGTCACCAGTTCCAACGCCGTTAAGATCGTGTCCGAGCTGCCGCAGCAGCATGTCCTGTTCATTCCCGACCAAAACCTGGGCCGCTTTGTAGCCGAGCAGGTGCCGCAAAAGCACGTCATCCTCAACAACGGCTACTGCCCGCGCCATCACATCATCACCGTCGAGCAGATCGTCGACGCGACGGAGGCCCACCCCGACGCGCTCGTGCTGGCGCACCCCGAGTGCAAGGCCGACGTCCTGGCCGAGGCCGACTACATCGGCTCCACCGCCGGCATCATCAAGTATGCCGAGGAGTCCGACGCGAGCGAGTTCATTATCGTGACGGTCCGCGGCGTGCTCTACGAGCTCGAGCGCCGCTGCCAGGGCACCGGCAAGAAGTTCTACTTCCCCGCGGTGCAACCCACCTGCGTCAACATGGACCTCATCACGCTCGAAAAGCTCGTGCGCTGCCTGGAGACGGGCGAGGGCGAGGTGCAGATCGGCATGTCGGACGAGGCCACCGACCAGGCCAAACTCACGCTCGACCGCATGCTCGAGTACGCAGCGCGCTAG
- a CDS encoding L-aspartate oxidase: METKQYPDMKCDVVIAGCGVAGLYAALNLPTSMRVIMLSKGAVDECDSMLAQGGICVLPEGSDYDAFFEDTMHAGHYENRRESVDIMIRSSRSVINDLLAMGVDFERKADGSLDFTREGAHSRPRIAFHADITGKEITTKLLQAVRKLDNVQILEHVAMTDILTGERDGATVCAGVVAVPVDEDNSVRPADELINAAEGAHAGEPFKIHARHTLWATGGIGGVYDHSTNYPQLTGDACYIAQEHGIKMEHLDYVQIHPTGLFSPQPGRTFLISESCRGEGAILLNAAGERFTDELQPRDVVAAAIREQMKQDGTEHEWLSFAPVERDVVTGHFANIRARCLEDGRDILDEPIPVTPTQHYFMGGVWVDKDGRTSMPELYAAGETACNGVHGKNRLASNSLLEALVWGRRSAWYMRTGESLAVEQAGDPALDGRHRALSADTLAIDDLARAAGTQAVEE; this comes from the coding sequence GTGGAAACCAAACAATACCCCGACATGAAGTGCGACGTCGTTATTGCCGGCTGCGGCGTAGCGGGCCTGTATGCGGCTCTCAACCTGCCGACGAGCATGCGCGTGATCATGCTCTCCAAGGGCGCTGTCGACGAGTGCGATTCGATGCTCGCGCAGGGCGGCATTTGCGTGCTGCCCGAGGGCTCGGACTACGATGCCTTCTTTGAGGACACCATGCACGCCGGCCACTACGAGAACCGCCGCGAGAGCGTCGACATCATGATTCGCTCGAGCCGCTCGGTCATCAACGACCTGCTGGCGATGGGCGTGGACTTTGAGCGCAAGGCCGACGGCAGCCTCGACTTTACCCGCGAGGGTGCGCACAGCCGCCCCCGCATTGCCTTCCATGCCGACATTACGGGCAAGGAGATTACGACCAAGCTGCTCCAGGCTGTCCGCAAGCTGGACAACGTGCAGATTCTCGAACACGTTGCCATGACCGACATCCTGACGGGCGAGCGTGATGGCGCCACGGTGTGTGCCGGTGTCGTCGCCGTTCCCGTGGACGAGGACAACTCGGTTCGTCCCGCCGACGAGCTGATAAATGCCGCTGAGGGCGCGCATGCCGGCGAGCCGTTTAAGATCCATGCCCGTCACACGCTGTGGGCAACGGGCGGCATCGGCGGCGTATACGACCACTCGACCAACTATCCGCAGCTCACGGGCGATGCCTGCTACATCGCTCAGGAGCATGGCATTAAGATGGAGCACCTGGACTACGTGCAGATCCACCCCACGGGACTGTTCTCGCCGCAGCCGGGCCGCACCTTCCTGATCAGCGAGAGCTGCCGCGGCGAGGGCGCGATTTTGCTCAACGCCGCCGGTGAGCGCTTTACCGACGAGTTGCAGCCGCGCGATGTGGTCGCCGCCGCTATTCGCGAGCAGATGAAGCAGGACGGTACCGAGCACGAGTGGCTGAGCTTTGCCCCCGTCGAGCGCGATGTAGTGACCGGGCACTTTGCCAACATTCGCGCACGCTGCCTGGAGGACGGCCGTGACATCTTGGACGAGCCCATCCCCGTTACGCCTACGCAGCACTACTTTATGGGCGGCGTGTGGGTCGACAAGGACGGCCGCACCTCGATGCCCGAGCTCTACGCCGCCGGCGAGACGGCCTGCAACGGCGTGCACGGCAAGAATCGCCTGGCTTCCAACAGCCTGCTCGAGGCGCTGGTCTGGGGTCGTCGCTCCGCGTGGTACATGCGTACCGGCGAGTCGCTGGCCGTGGAGCAGGCGGGCGATCCCGCGCTCGATGGCCGTCATCGCGCCCTGAGTGCCGACACCCTGGCAATCGATGATTTGGCCCGTGCCGCCGGCACGCAGGCCGTGGAGGAGTAG